A single genomic interval of Natronoarchaeum philippinense harbors:
- a CDS encoding HdeD family acid-resistance protein, with amino-acid sequence MAETSVEGIAPDQNWRVPAGAGVALILLGLLAIVFPFVTGVSLSLLLGALLVVGGIVHGVHAFSAPGWTGSAVQILLGIVYVVAGIALVVNPVFGLATLTLLVIAYLFVGGIVELVAGIGMPREANGLWIAASGAIGILLAGLLWVGFPSTAVWAVGTLFGVNLLVSGIALLSVGSAERRVVKEGPTTAA; translated from the coding sequence ATGGCAGAAACATCTGTAGAAGGCATCGCTCCCGATCAAAACTGGCGCGTACCGGCGGGTGCTGGCGTCGCCCTGATACTACTCGGGCTACTGGCGATCGTGTTCCCGTTCGTCACCGGCGTCTCGCTGTCGCTACTGCTCGGAGCGCTCCTCGTGGTCGGCGGAATCGTCCACGGCGTGCACGCGTTCTCGGCACCCGGGTGGACCGGCAGCGCCGTGCAGATCCTGCTCGGCATCGTCTACGTCGTCGCCGGGATCGCGCTGGTGGTGAACCCGGTGTTCGGACTGGCGACGCTGACGCTGCTGGTCATCGCGTACCTGTTCGTCGGCGGCATCGTCGAACTGGTCGCCGGAATCGGGATGCCCCGCGAAGCCAACGGGCTCTGGATCGCCGCCAGCGGCGCGATCGGTATCCTGCTTGCGGGGCTGCTCTGGGTCGGCTTCCCGTCGACTGCGGTGTGGGCGGTCGGCACGCTGTTCGGCGTCAACCTGTTGGTCAGCGGCATCGCACTGCTGTCGGTCGGGTCGGCCGAGCGCCGCGTCGTCAAGGAGGGACCGACGACCGCAGCGTGA